The genomic interval AAATGCCCAAGCCCAGCAAAGATGAAATACTGCGTTTAACAAAGAAGACGCTTTCCTCGATTGAAAAATCAAAAGAAATCGACTGGGACTCGATTGTTGAAAAACTTGTTGGGTTCAGCTCTGCACTAGTAGTAAAGGTCGCCAATGATGCAGCAAAAAATGCTGTTATAGGAAATGAGAAAATTTTACAACAATCTCATTTTGAAAAATCATTGAACGAAAATATTCTTTACTTAAAATAATTTATGGCAGATTTTCCTCATTTAAAATTACCCTTCAAAGTAGAAGGAAGGGCTAAGCCATTTAAAGGCGGTGGCCAAAGAAATCCCCAAGCCGAGGCAATGACCAATGCTAATAAGGCAAACAGACAAAATCATGGCCAGTATTTAGGAAATTCTGCTGCAACTTTAGTTGATAAATGGAACGAAATCAAAGAAGGCATGAAAGCGGAAGGAATTACATTGCCAAACGAAAATGACATACCTGTTTTTCTAAAAATAGATACGGATGTCTTCAATATTGATTCACTTACTAATTGGGGCATAGAAATAATATCAGAGGAAAAGGAAGGATATATAATAGGTGCTTCGGTCGATGGACTTAACTCGTTTCAAGAAAAAATCGGTCAGTTTATTGCACAAGAAGGAAGGTATAAAGATACTGCGGCAAAAATTTGGGAATTAGTAACAGATGAAAGTTGGAGAGTTGGTGAATTATTAAAAGGTGAACTGGGAAGAATTTGGCAGGAACTGGATGAAGAAGTTGTTTACACAGTTCAGCTCGGTGTGTCTTGCTATATCCCAAATAAAAAAGAGTATCCTGTTAGAGATAATTTTGATTCAGAAGTTAGATTCCAAGAAAAAGTTGAAGATTTTAAAATACATCAAACAAACTTATTAATTGCAAGAGATGAAAAACAAATAAAACGAGAAGATGAAATAGAAGGTTACATAAATATCTATGGTGGTGAATTACATGCTATTTGGGACAATCAAGTTGATGCCGTTTACTTCAAAATATCCATTAGTGGAAAAGGGCTGAAGGATTTAGTGCAGACTTACCAATACCTTTATGAAGTTAAACTGAATTCTAAATTTAATTTAGAACATGATAATATCAACTTACCAGATAATTATGAATTAGAAGTAGAAGCTCCTGAGAATACCGTAGCAAAAGTATGTGTAATAGATAGCGGTATTCAAGAAAATCATAGACTTATTCAACCTGCGATAGATTCTATCAACTCCCGTTCTTATGTTGATGGTAGCCCCTCAACTGCGGACTACGTCCGTCAAAGTGGACACGGAACAAAGGTTGCAGGTGCGATTCTTTATCCATTTTCTATTCCCAAAAATGGGCAGATTAAATTAGAGAGTATTATTCAAAATGCGAGAATACTTGACAATAATAACCGTATTGTTACAAGTAGATTTGAACCAAAACTAATGGAACAAATCATTTCAGATTACCCAGATACAAGAATTTTTAATCTCTCTGTTGCGGAAGATTCGGCTTATATCGGAACTCACATGCCATCATTGGCTGCATCTTTAGATAAACTAATCCACGAAAAAGATATACTCTTTATTATTGCTGCGGGTAATCTTTATCTAAGTTCTGCAGATGCAACAAATCTCGGTATCACT from Chitinophagales bacterium carries:
- a CDS encoding S8 family peptidase — encoded protein: MADFPHLKLPFKVEGRAKPFKGGGQRNPQAEAMTNANKANRQNHGQYLGNSAATLVDKWNEIKEGMKAEGITLPNENDIPVFLKIDTDVFNIDSLTNWGIEIISEEKEGYIIGASVDGLNSFQEKIGQFIAQEGRYKDTAAKIWELVTDESWRVGELLKGELGRIWQELDEEVVYTVQLGVSCYIPNKKEYPVRDNFDSEVRFQEKVEDFKIHQTNLLIARDEKQIKREDEIEGYINIYGGELHAIWDNQVDAVYFKISISGKGLKDLVQTYQYLYEVKLNSKFNLEHDNINLPDNYELEVEAPENTVAKVCVIDSGIQENHRLIQPAIDSINSRSYVDGSPSTADYVRQSGHGTKVAGAILYPFSIPKNGQIKLESIIQNARILDNNNRIVTSRFEPKLMEQIISDYPDTRIFNLSVAEDSAYIGTHMPSLAASLDKLIHEKDILFIIAAGNLYLSSADATNLGITEHLAAGKNYPTYLNEPESKVANPGVSYFGITVGSIAKENFEDADYKALAGTNYISPFSRTGLGMWGCMKPDVVEFGGDLIKNKLSVELITKELTSPELVNSTLYGASSVGKDSYGTSFSTPKVSYIASKLQTEHPTETAQMYRALIIQSARLPEHCFHNPTLNDFRYYGYGVPDINRALNNSQTRITFIQDSKVGPKKADIYRLKIPEELRGEGKEFRILVEVTLTFTAKTRLTRKGSHSYLSNWLEWQSSKYNESFNSFRNRTIEYLETDEDVIEAGAIDEGVNSIKWIIRENPAWTNNEINRNNSTAQKSWTLIEPQQFAEEFSIAVIGHFGWDKNLENETNYALCVSFELLDAQMNIYNIMAEAQVEIEPEQEIEL